The Vespula pensylvanica isolate Volc-1 chromosome 24, ASM1446617v1, whole genome shotgun sequence genome includes the window CAGGATGTCTTATCTTTTACATAATAACATACAAGTATTATTGTGATTGTATCGACGcttcatcattttatttcagtaGTGAAGTACGTTAACttaaataatcgaacgaattctctcttttttattattcttataataataataattattattatataataatataaataatattatattcttataataataataataaataattgaggTTAAGATAAACAAGtggtataagagaaaaatgatccACCTCATTAGATTCTAAAGGCTTTAGAGTGTTGCGTGACAAAACTCGTGCGAATTTTATTGTCCTTTTCTCGCTTTAATTCGCTCTCTGTGACATCAGAAACAtcgattgataaataattcttcgatctaattaaaacgaagtaaaggatcgacgatcgagcgatttaaagaaaatctaaaaCTACATCTTTTCCTTCCTGTTTCTTATACACAATGCAtctacaataaatattttatatttcagaacattgataatataataacaattcaaAGGCCGTACTAACGAGTGTCGTATTAAAATCTTGTAAAATCTCCTGTAATTTAAAAagctcgttcttttttcatgaTTGCCTTTCGTCATCTTACAGCATTGCTACACGTTACAAATCACAGAGTTGTATCCTCTATCTAAATCAATGGTCCTCGAAATCTAATCTTTTTTGGGCTCGCTTCACAAATCGACCGTTTAAGTCCTTtgaacgtctctctctctctctctctctctctctctctctctctctctctctctctctctctctctctctctcgctctctttatTCGTATTCGACGATATAATTGCTTCTTTAGAGCGCACTTTTTCAAATTACACAGATATGTACAACAAATCgcttaaaatatattgatcgTTTGTACCATGTTATATTAGTGCAACGCCATTAGTAAACTCGATTAGGCACGTCGATCCAGAATGAAACCACGAACCTACTTTCTTCTTCAGGAAAACGttcgaaaaagtaataaacgaaataatttcaaacttCGTCGTCTTCTATGCATAACATCGTTTCCCTCTTCATCTCAGATTCCTTCAAAACGTTCTTCCAATCCTGCAGCATCATATCTTCACCCTTTATCGAATAATCCTGTACCTTCTTCGTATCTTCGCAATTCAAACGATCAGCCGAACTCTCGGTGTCGTTCTCCGTGAGATTCTCTAATTCGGGTTCTTCCAAGAGCGTATCCGTTTCCGCTTGACCCTCTAACGGCGAAGGATTAGTCAAGGATTCGTCGATGTCAAAACCATGACTATCTTCCGGATTTTCCGTACGACTTTCCTCAGTACTCAAGGaagtcgatataaaatatcttagaTCGTAATCGGCACTGTCCGTAGCACCTTGCGTGTTCAACGAATATCTGCTGGATTGTGACTCCCTTTGACCTTTATCGAAGGAACGTCTTCTGTTGTCGTCCGATCGAGAATGATGAAGCTTCGGATAACGTTGTCTCTTTAGGCTCTCGCCACTACTTGCCTTGGATTTAATCTCGAGCTCGTCCATTACGCATCTGGTGTAATCCACGCTGAATCTGTCCACCGATAGCTTTCTacaatatgttatatatttacataataatacgTACTCGCTTGTCAATACGaccgataaataaatatgttcgCACACCTGTAATCACCTCGACGAAAATCCGGACTCCTTCTAAACTCCAAACTAGCCTTTCGATGACCCATCGACTTATCCAATCTATGCTCACCACCGATTCTATCGAAAGACATTTTACGAAAATTCGGAGATGAAAGTTTTCGAAAATCTCGTGGCGAAACTTTCGTCGAATCTTTTAAAATGGGTCCAAGATCTTCCAGATATCGAACGTCCACGGAATTCCTTTTGCTGATTACGTACTCCCCAGGATACTTGCTATATAGACCTGTAATTTTATCCATTGTCAGTATAGTTCACTTATTGATGAATTTTTGCGTTAACTACTAACCTGATAATCTaggtgaatatatatatccagATGTTGGCCTTTTCGTTTCCACGATCTCCTCGACATCTTCGATTTTCGTTTGTCGAAGCAACTGATGACGTCTCGCCGTATCCGATCGATCTTTTACTCTTAATGTAACCGGTCCTTTATTAGGGATATGAAGATCCATCGCCATGGAAGCCTGACTGCCAGTTAACTTTGGATATTCCAAACTCTCCCGACTAACCTGTTTCAAAATTGATACGATTAACAAATAGATGAACACCTTGGCGATATTCACTTACAACatggtattattaaaataacatgGCTTAACGCTAACTTTCttagtttttcatttctccaGCATTTTTACTATTGACGTCGTTTATGTGTTTTTTCGTATCGTAATATCCCGATACCCCtcatacaattaataaatgatataaataaacgaaaaatcgaacgaCATTCTACGACCTGCTATTGAAAATACTACGTTCTAAATTTATCTACGTACCACAAAAAGAAgtacaaattaaaaaggatgattgaaaggtgaaaaaaaagaagcatcgagaatttaaataaaaaatgtcacagataaagaagaaaagtaggcTCGACATTATTCTCgttaaacattttcaaatgaCTTAACATAATTCATGAAATTTAtggttctctctccctccctcacactctccctccctccccccccccctctctctctctcgatctctccctctcccctctcATGTATATGAATCGATTTTCCTTACTTGAGGAGGACTGTAAGCGGGATTATCAACGGATAGAGCATGTCTCTGCAATAATTGTGGGTTGAGGAATGCACAGCCAGCATACTGAGGAGTCTCTCTGCGAGGTGATTTCTTATCGATCAAAATCGGAGCACTGggacttttttttatcgtatgcGATACACTTTTCTCGTGTAAATCTCGTGAAAATCGCACTAGTTCAGCCTTCAACTGTCTTCGGGAGATTTCATGAGCGCTTGGACTCAAGCTCCGATTGATCCTAAAGAGACCATATTGATGATCCCACTTATTATTAGTCGTTTGACATGACGTGGATCTACGATTTCGTTGAGTCCTCGCACCTTTTAACGTACTCTGATTGAATCGAAAACGTGCCGGTACTACTTTTGCCGCGCTGTCGCGCGCCTCGAAGGTCATCACGCACACGGCCACCACGATAAATCCTGAAACGAAAGGAATCATCTGAATGCATAACAATTTCAGGAAAGATAAGTACTCTTTTTGTtatctcctttcttcgttattctaatgttaaaagaatgaaaaattcattccaAATAGAAGACTATTCAATCTTTCTATTGAACTTCTTTCCACGAGCCTCCATAGCTCAGGGGTTAGAGCACTGGTCTTGTAAACCAGGGGTCGAGAGTTCAAATCTCTCTGGGGGCAACTTTTTTTTGCAactttttttccgtttttcttgcttctttcatacaacattaataaaacggatattatatttgacgttaaaaaaggataattgtttaaaaaaaaaataaaagttatacaTTTTCTAATCATACTAAAATGGAACATTTCGATATCGTTTGTTACGACACGCGAAAAAAATCATCTCCAACTCTTTCGTCCATTCCAAATTCCTTCGAAAGGTGTATGAAATTGTtacaaattgtaaaaaattaattttgcttATCAGGAACGcgcaaaaataaatgaaatcggTTAAGTCGATTGAAAGTATCAGTGTATTGAATGATGACTTTCATCGAAAGgctaaataaacgataaatatgtattattaaatgcAAAATTAGgcattatatacgtatctacgtatcgATGTGAAACGTTATGTACATACGCTcgtatgtgcgtatgtatgtatacgtcgGTACAAATAATACCATAACTTAAGTAACTTAATAAAATTACCTCCTACACCCATGACTATCGGTCCGGCGTAACTGAGGTTGTTCAAGTGAAACTCTCGTGACTCGTTTTTCACTTTTACCGTCAAATTACCTCTGACCTCTTGCGCCACCGATAATTGATCCGCGTAATAACCTGTTCGAGAcacataaaaatcaattaggaACTCAATGTTTTATTATGTACAAACGATTCGAAGTAATTAAACTTAAATATATTAGTCTCacaaacattttcatttctacgcACGTAAACGAGTGTGCGTGTCTTATCGATCGACTCAACTCGTCACAGTCCCGGCCATACGTAcgctaattaaataattatacttacgtacttaggtcgatcaataatttaatcgtattttataaCACTTTTTTTAATCGGGCTTATTAACAGGGCGTAGGATTAAAAAAGTTAGTGTCGATTTCCTGGCTcgattgattttcattttttcgacTCACCCACCTATAGTCGCCATGCAAGCACCCAGAAGCATCAACAGCAGCCCAATGCCAAGAGCTTTGCAGGCATGCCACAAGCATCGCGTTGTCACCTTTCCTCTGACCACCTGTTCGAcgtaatttcattcattaagGATTCATTGACCATGGgagtgaaaaaggaaagagacgaGGAGTCCGCGCAATCTCTGAAATTCAATTTCCTCTTTCCAATGCTATCTCAAGCCACTAAAATAGAAGATCAACAAATAGCTCTCAGTAGCGTATGTCAAGATCTTGATGGTTAACATATTTGCACGGTAATACGACGTAACGATTgaatattagaattagaatttaaATCTTTCCCAATCACGTTCTTTAGCGGAAACGAAACTTTCGAGAGATttcatatatacttttattttcgatagaatAAAGTTTTCactttaaaatcgtttatacTCGGAGCCATCGAAAACATAAAACATAAACATAAAGTTTAGCTTTCACGATGCGATCGACAAAGCGTCCTTCCATTTTATC containing:
- the LOC122637009 gene encoding uncharacterized protein LOC122637009 produces the protein MPQESIRWQGTQRRACGPGAHWNVQVVRGKVTTRCLWHACKALGIGLLLMLLGACMATIGYYADQLSVAQEVRGNLTVKVKNESREFHLNNLSYAGPIVMGVGGFIVVAVCVMTFEARDSAAKVVPARFRFNQSTLKGARTQRNRRSTSCQTTNNKWDHQYGLFRINRSLSPSAHEISRRQLKAELVRFSRDLHEKSVSHTIKKSPSAPILIDKKSPRRETPQYAGCAFLNPQLLQRHALSVDNPAYSPPQVSRESLEYPKLTGSQASMAMDLHIPNKGPVTLRVKDRSDTARRHQLLRQTKIEDVEEIVETKRPTSGYIYSPRLSGLYSKYPGEYVISKRNSVDVRYLEDLGPILKDSTKVSPRDFRKLSSPNFRKMSFDRIGGEHRLDKSMGHRKASLEFRRSPDFRRGDYRKLSVDRFSVDYTRCVMDELEIKSKASSGESLKRQRYPKLHHSRSDDNRRRSFDKGQRESQSSRYSLNTQGATDSADYDLRYFISTSLSTEESRTENPEDSHGFDIDESLTNPSPLEGQAETDTLLEEPELENLTENDTESSADRLNCEDTKKVQDYSIKGEDMMLQDWKNVLKESEMKRETMLCIEDDEV